From the genome of Clostridium sp. BNL1100, one region includes:
- a CDS encoding type 2 lanthipeptide synthetase LanM family protein, with protein sequence MDTYNQYQYIYALTTKERVEAFLNANMDVSEDPIIIEEKWFNVKSLVGKDSLDKKLDYMGITYDQFAFSIKDFNSFESDILYDYLKESKWYKKYQEIMLDFGNSYKSENVVNEQLILPFIRYIEKTISGKTFKNLQIDAGVLITLVQSIAIQLNKITWKCLIIEMGEYKNKNSLNGEDGNSRYLDFLNKNYKTPDQIEEFYCKYPVLARLIVQKMLDLTLETERMLDNIDLNFQSISNTLKLKSAHITEIHGSQGDTHKRGKSVAKLVLDNGQVFIYKPRNSDIERAFNKFVQYINENSNLMDLYINKVYYAKDFTVESYIETEPCYTLDEVKEFYYRFGEMLALTSLLQGTDFHSENVIAFNKYPVIVDFETLFTQLSFSDEEETEFVLKNKDNDRLNLAATALLPTNAFTNNVDKKGVDVSGLAGGDSVPLPVKMLAIMDLYTDNMRYEYINISKKQDKNKPVLNGEIQSFQSFKHDIYTGFEDILKYIYINRTKIYQIIQQLFTNIEVRQVLKPTAVYNDLLSYMDHPNYSRNMIYLERLLDNNYAYPHRNKKIAFYEIADMHYMEIPIFYTNTSENCLITSTGDKLSNYYKKSALSSVLDNVNHLSIELIDLEKNKLKILLGDYLELINTRMSQMSGSLTVENQFCTKDDILNVCLSIGKKILSNAYFSESKKNISWRHVDVTQKHPSVGFMTNSLYSGRAGVLYFLHYLSLISPENEIKDFTCQLFDCIDFIGEDIEPSVYMGQSSAIWVKAKLNKLKKSDLALVDMLTKLKTPSTAKLNDWLGGTAGFIKLFYDIYQKGIEQNSSLSLTQQYVSDLCHQISNNQVNTENSIGFGHGKIGVVYALLIAEQFLKKDLKKEIYYLLDKIDSELIQFTSDELSNKHSWCHGFGGLGIGALACKKYMKDERFETYIDKSFRVITESDPANMCLCHGLGGDIDFLISMSEQYPDNKYISEVLHRKVSKIVNFYKKNQHVLLNELPGFRDFGMYTGLSGVGFILLRSISPDLVPSALLL encoded by the coding sequence ATGGACACATACAACCAGTATCAATACATATATGCACTAACAACTAAGGAAAGAGTTGAAGCATTTTTAAATGCAAACATGGATGTTTCTGAGGACCCGATAATAATCGAAGAAAAGTGGTTCAATGTAAAAAGTCTGGTAGGAAAGGACTCATTGGATAAAAAACTTGATTATATGGGTATAACTTATGACCAGTTTGCTTTCTCCATTAAAGATTTCAATAGTTTTGAATCCGACATTCTATACGATTATCTTAAGGAAAGCAAATGGTATAAAAAATATCAGGAAATTATGCTGGACTTCGGCAATTCATATAAATCCGAAAACGTCGTCAACGAACAATTGATACTTCCATTTATAAGATACATAGAAAAAACTATATCTGGTAAAACTTTTAAAAACTTGCAGATTGATGCGGGTGTATTAATTACTTTAGTCCAGAGTATTGCAATTCAATTAAACAAGATTACATGGAAATGCTTAATCATAGAAATGGGAGAATACAAAAATAAAAACTCATTAAATGGTGAGGATGGAAACTCCAGATATCTTGACTTTCTTAATAAAAATTACAAGACCCCTGACCAAATAGAAGAATTTTATTGTAAGTATCCTGTACTGGCAAGATTAATAGTACAGAAAATGCTTGATCTGACTCTGGAAACAGAGCGAATGTTAGATAATATAGATTTAAATTTTCAAAGTATCAGCAATACTCTAAAACTGAAAAGTGCTCATATTACAGAAATCCACGGTTCACAGGGTGATACCCATAAAAGGGGTAAATCTGTTGCAAAGCTGGTTCTTGATAATGGACAGGTTTTTATTTATAAACCACGCAACTCTGATATTGAAAGAGCCTTCAACAAATTTGTCCAGTATATTAATGAAAACAGCAATTTAATGGATTTATACATTAACAAAGTGTATTATGCAAAGGATTTTACTGTTGAAAGTTATATAGAGACCGAACCCTGCTATACGCTTGACGAGGTAAAGGAATTCTACTACAGGTTTGGTGAAATGCTTGCATTAACAAGCCTTCTTCAGGGTACTGATTTTCATAGTGAAAACGTAATAGCTTTTAATAAATATCCTGTTATTGTTGACTTTGAAACATTATTTACCCAATTGAGTTTTTCAGATGAAGAAGAAACAGAATTTGTACTTAAAAACAAAGATAATGACCGCTTAAACCTAGCCGCTACTGCTCTGCTCCCAACAAATGCCTTCACCAATAATGTAGATAAAAAGGGTGTTGATGTTAGCGGTTTGGCAGGAGGAGATTCTGTACCCCTACCTGTAAAAATGCTTGCTATTATGGACTTGTATACGGATAACATGCGCTATGAGTATATAAATATAAGTAAAAAGCAGGATAAAAACAAGCCGGTATTAAATGGAGAAATTCAGTCCTTTCAATCTTTCAAACATGATATATATACAGGATTTGAGGACATTTTGAAATATATTTACATTAATAGAACAAAAATATACCAAATAATTCAGCAGTTGTTTACAAATATTGAAGTACGTCAGGTTCTAAAGCCAACTGCAGTTTATAATGACCTGCTATCCTATATGGACCACCCTAATTATTCAAGAAATATGATATACCTTGAGCGTTTACTTGATAATAATTATGCATACCCCCATAGGAATAAAAAAATCGCATTTTACGAAATAGCGGACATGCATTACATGGAAATCCCTATTTTTTATACTAATACTTCTGAAAATTGCTTAATTACAAGTACCGGAGATAAACTCAGCAATTATTACAAGAAAAGTGCCTTGAGCAGTGTTCTTGATAATGTAAACCATTTATCAATCGAGCTTATAGACTTGGAAAAAAACAAACTGAAAATATTACTGGGAGATTATCTTGAATTAATAAATACAAGGATGAGCCAAATGTCAGGCTCTTTAACAGTTGAAAATCAATTCTGTACCAAAGACGATATATTAAATGTATGCCTTTCCATAGGAAAGAAAATACTTTCAAATGCCTATTTTAGTGAGAGCAAAAAAAATATATCCTGGCGGCATGTGGATGTCACGCAAAAACATCCTTCCGTAGGCTTTATGACTAATAGTCTTTATTCCGGAAGAGCAGGAGTATTATATTTTTTACACTATTTATCTTTGATTTCCCCTGAAAATGAAATCAAAGACTTTACCTGCCAATTATTTGATTGTATTGACTTTATTGGTGAGGACATCGAGCCATCTGTTTATATGGGCCAATCCTCTGCTATTTGGGTAAAAGCAAAACTAAATAAGCTAAAAAAGAGTGATTTAGCTTTAGTTGATATGCTTACAAAACTCAAAACACCATCTACAGCCAAGCTTAATGATTGGTTGGGAGGGACTGCCGGATTTATAAAACTTTTTTATGATATATATCAAAAAGGTATTGAACAAAATTCTTCATTGTCACTTACCCAGCAGTATGTATCCGATTTGTGCCACCAAATCAGTAATAATCAGGTCAATACAGAAAACTCTATAGGTTTTGGCCATGGGAAAATCGGAGTAGTGTATGCTCTTCTTATTGCGGAACAATTTCTGAAAAAAGATTTAAAAAAAGAAATTTATTACTTGCTTGATAAGATTGATAGTGAACTTATTCAATTTACTTCAGATGAATTATCAAATAAACACTCCTGGTGTCATGGGTTTGGAGGACTCGGCATCGGTGCATTAGCCTGCAAAAAGTATATGAAGGATGAAAGGTTTGAAACTTACATAGATAAATCATTCCGTGTAATTACTGAATCTGACCCTGCCAATATGTGTCTTTGCCATGGATTAGGGGGAGATATTGATTTTCTTATCTCAATGTCTGAGCAATACCCGGACAACAAGTATATATCAGAGGTACTACATAGAAAAGTTAGTAAAATTGTTAATTTTTATAAGAAAAATCAACATGTACTGCTTAATGAATTACCCGGTTTCAGGGACTTTGGCATGTACACAGGACTATCAGGAGTAGGATTTATTTTACTAAGATCAATCAGCCCCGATTTAGTACCAAGTGCATTGCTGCTATAA
- a CDS encoding SPASM domain-containing protein, with amino-acid sequence MGHYVASSPCLPVGNAENRIKPEDLFIFENSIDNKCSGLSNLVVMPDGSTYPCCYQGGFTPALYLGSAKELPLTEIIKNFNGNMYCRTLENHGVKWFVDKIHENNLPIKLKNGGYVGICDVCHTLFHDPEYLKYYEPFLDIEMYNIIQRELEKDAVMGG; translated from the coding sequence ATGGGTCATTACGTAGCCTCATCTCCATGTTTACCCGTTGGGAATGCAGAAAACCGCATTAAACCGGAAGATTTATTCATATTTGAAAATTCAATAGACAATAAGTGTTCCGGCTTATCTAACTTGGTTGTTATGCCGGACGGAAGTACATATCCTTGCTGCTACCAGGGCGGCTTCACTCCTGCATTATATTTAGGTTCCGCAAAGGAGTTGCCTTTAACTGAAATAATAAAGAATTTTAACGGAAATATGTATTGTAGAACACTTGAAAACCATGGAGTTAAGTGGTTCGTTGATAAAATACATGAAAATAATCTGCCAATTAAACTTAAAAACGGAGGATATGTAGGCATTTGCGATGTTTGCCATACCTTATTTCATGACCCTGAATATTTAAAATATTATGAGCCGTTTTTAGATATAGAAATGTATAACATCATACAAAGAGAGTTGGAAAAAGACGCTGTCATGGGAGGTTAA
- a CDS encoding carbohydrate kinase — protein sequence MIDVVALGELLIDFTQIRSNDDSVKRFEQNPGGAPANVLAVLSKFGVKCAFIGKVGNDVFGEFLKKQLLELSIDCRNLVSDPNHNTTLAFVTLDDKGDRSFSFYRNHGADTRLSEEEIDLELIKNCKVFHFGTLSMTHEPSLFATIKAVEYAKSCGKIISFDPNYRALLWDDVDSAISAMKSGLKYANIAKLSLEEAQMVTGKTLPEDCLKELLKYDLGFVAITMGPQGCVYATDKYMGSFPEYPANVVDTTGAGDTFWGTLIFGFLNNGANFDDISEDRLSEIVLKANIAAAMSTEKKGAIPSIPDFVRVRVAFEAINGK from the coding sequence ATGATTGATGTTGTAGCTCTTGGGGAGCTTCTTATAGATTTTACACAGATTCGTTCCAACGATGATTCAGTAAAACGCTTTGAACAGAACCCGGGTGGGGCTCCGGCTAATGTATTGGCCGTATTATCCAAATTTGGAGTAAAGTGTGCTTTTATTGGCAAGGTAGGAAACGATGTGTTTGGAGAGTTTTTAAAGAAACAGCTTTTAGAGCTTTCAATAGATTGCCGAAATCTTGTTTCAGATCCAAATCATAATACAACCTTGGCGTTTGTTACCTTAGATGATAAGGGGGACAGAAGCTTTAGCTTCTATAGAAATCATGGTGCTGATACTCGTCTTTCCGAAGAGGAAATTGATTTAGAACTTATTAAGAATTGTAAGGTATTCCATTTTGGAACATTGTCAATGACTCATGAGCCTTCACTTTTCGCAACAATAAAAGCTGTTGAATATGCTAAATCATGTGGAAAAATAATATCCTTTGACCCAAATTACAGAGCCCTTTTATGGGATGATGTGGACAGTGCAATATCAGCAATGAAATCCGGGCTAAAGTATGCTAATATTGCAAAGCTGTCTCTTGAGGAAGCACAAATGGTTACAGGAAAAACATTGCCTGAAGATTGTTTGAAAGAACTCCTTAAATATGATCTTGGTTTTGTAGCCATAACAATGGGCCCTCAAGGCTGTGTTTACGCTACGGATAAGTACATGGGTTCTTTCCCGGAGTATCCGGCTAATGTGGTGGATACAACGGGTGCTGGAGATACTTTTTGGGGAACCCTTATATTCGGATTTTTAAATAACGGTGCAAATTTTGATGATATTTCAGAAGATAGGCTTTCTGAGATTGTACTGAAGGCAAATATAGCTGCTGCAATGAGTACCGAGAAAAAAGGTGCAATACCTTCAATCCCGGATTTTGTAAGAGTCAGGGTGGCTTTTGAAGCCATTAATGGCAAGTAA
- a CDS encoding flavodoxin family protein produces MNNQNIKVFVFIGSMKGKNSTEYQAILKFLNKAAWSNAEIDIVTADNADIKPCLGCCSCFDSGTCPLKLNDDILQIKQKLLDADLIIVSSPVYLHHVSGSTKTFLDRISHWAHTFDLIGKRAIVCSSTATSGNEYVISYLKKAMWAFGCLVVGEINVSLLISEEELSCQFDKIYSSLYESYKNPETCKVSIFQQQLFATLKKSYLQNTDTYESNYWKEHNLFDYPKFEDFLKANLIKDSVI; encoded by the coding sequence ATGAATAATCAAAATATCAAGGTCTTTGTATTTATCGGTAGTATGAAAGGTAAAAATTCAACAGAATATCAAGCAATACTTAAATTTTTAAATAAAGCGGCATGGAGTAATGCAGAAATCGATATCGTAACAGCAGATAATGCAGACATAAAGCCATGCTTGGGATGTTGCAGCTGTTTTGACTCGGGGACATGCCCACTGAAGCTTAACGATGATATTCTACAAATAAAGCAGAAATTACTTGATGCAGATTTAATTATAGTCTCTTCCCCGGTTTATTTACATCATGTTTCCGGCTCCACAAAAACCTTTTTAGACAGGATATCTCATTGGGCACATACATTTGATTTAATCGGAAAGCGAGCCATCGTATGTTCATCTACTGCAACCTCCGGTAATGAATATGTAATCAGCTATTTGAAGAAGGCTATGTGGGCTTTCGGATGTTTAGTGGTAGGAGAAATAAATGTAAGCCTCTTAATATCAGAGGAAGAATTGTCTTGCCAATTTGATAAAATATATTCCTCTTTATATGAATCGTATAAAAATCCTGAAACCTGCAAAGTTTCAATATTTCAACAACAGTTATTCGCAACATTAAAAAAATCTTATCTCCAAAATACTGATACATATGAATCAAACTATTGGAAGGAACATAATCTCTTTGATTATCCGAAATTTGAAGATTTCCTTAAAGCAAATTTAATTAAAGATTCAGTTATTTAA